One stretch of Methermicoccus shengliensis DSM 18856 DNA includes these proteins:
- a CDS encoding V-type ATP synthase subunit D, which produces MAVSGERIKPTRMELIKLKQRIKLAKEGHKLLKQKRDALILEFFRILREAGDLQGELYKQLNAAYRALASAEIQHGALALESIALAVDAIDKKGLRVSSKNIMGVKVPEVSELDVIKSLLTRESSVLEGSAKIDEVMKHFERALDLVLQIAEKETAIRRLLRDIEKTKRRVNAIEFILIPRSEEQMAYISMRLDEIERESFFALKRIKKVKEEAGEG; this is translated from the coding sequence ATGGCTGTAAGTGGGGAAAGAATAAAGCCAACGAGGATGGAGCTGATAAAGCTCAAGCAGCGTATCAAGCTCGCTAAAGAGGGGCACAAGCTGCTCAAGCAGAAGCGAGATGCACTCATCCTCGAGTTCTTCAGAATACTCAGGGAAGCCGGAGACCTTCAGGGAGAACTGTACAAGCAGCTGAACGCAGCCTACAGGGCGCTCGCCTCTGCTGAGATTCAGCACGGCGCGCTCGCCCTCGAGAGCATTGCCCTCGCCGTTGATGCCATCGACAAAAAGGGTCTGAGGGTGAGCAGCAAGAACATCATGGGCGTCAAGGTGCCAGAGGTGAGCGAGCTCGATGTTATCAAGAGCCTGCTCACGAGGGAGAGCAGCGTGCTCGAGGGCTCTGCCAAGATAGACGAGGTGATGAAGCACTTCGAGAGAGCGCTCGACCTCGTGCTGCAGATAGCCGAGAAGGAGACCGCCATCAGACGCCTGCTTCGGGACATCGAGAAGACCAAGAGAAGGGTGAACGCCATCGAGTTCATCCTCATCCCTCGCTCTGAGGAGCAGATGGCGTACATCTCCATGAGACTGGACGAAATCGAGAGGGAAAGCTTCTTCGCCTTAAAGCGCATAAAGAAGGTCAAGGAGGAGGCAGGTGAGGGTTAG
- a CDS encoding RNA-guided pseudouridylation complex pseudouridine synthase subunit Cbf5, translating into MERKLLHRMRAESDPAYGCRPVARPMEEYLRMGVVNIDKPAGPTSHEVSAWVRDILHIERAGHVGTLDPHVSGVQPILLGNATRAALALSRIDKEYVCLMELHSSVPTSVVEQVLEEFTGEIYQMPPMKSAVKRQLRVRTIHHISLIEHEDRRVLFKVGCEAGTYIRKLCFDIGEVLGFGAHMRELRRTRSGQFSEKALFTLHQLKDAYVAYEEGDDSELRRVVRPVEEALTHLPAIYVRDSAVDALCRGASLAAPGVVSVDASMKMGDLVAVYTLKGEVVALADAQMDATSAYEAEGGIVATPRRVLMPPGTYPKGWTSRA; encoded by the coding sequence ATGGAGAGAAAGTTACTTCACAGGATGAGGGCCGAGAGCGACCCAGCGTATGGGTGCCGCCCAGTGGCACGACCGATGGAGGAGTACCTGCGGATGGGCGTGGTGAACATAGACAAGCCGGCAGGTCCCACGAGCCACGAGGTGTCTGCCTGGGTCAGGGATATACTGCACATCGAGAGGGCTGGGCACGTGGGAACCCTCGACCCCCATGTGAGTGGTGTGCAGCCCATACTGCTGGGAAATGCCACGAGGGCTGCCCTCGCACTCTCGAGAATCGACAAGGAGTACGTGTGTCTCATGGAGCTCCACAGCTCTGTACCCACATCTGTGGTTGAGCAGGTGCTGGAGGAGTTCACGGGCGAGATATATCAGATGCCTCCTATGAAGAGTGCCGTCAAGCGTCAGCTCAGGGTGCGCACCATACACCACATCAGCCTGATAGAGCACGAAGACAGGAGGGTACTGTTCAAGGTGGGATGTGAGGCTGGCACCTATATCAGAAAGCTGTGCTTTGATATAGGAGAGGTGCTGGGCTTTGGTGCCCACATGAGGGAGCTGAGGCGCACAAGGAGTGGGCAGTTCTCAGAAAAGGCGTTGTTCACGCTCCATCAGCTGAAGGACGCCTATGTGGCGTATGAGGAGGGAGACGATTCTGAGCTGAGAAGAGTGGTGCGTCCGGTGGAGGAGGCTCTCACCCACCTGCCCGCGATATATGTGCGAGACAGTGCAGTAGATGCCCTGTGCAGAGGGGCATCGCTCGCAGCACCAGGTGTGGTTTCGGTGGATGCCTCGATGAAAATGGGTGACCTCGTGGCGGTGTACACCCTCAAGGGCGAGGTGGTGGCGCTTGCAGACGCTCAGATGGATGCCACGTCTGCATACGAGGCAGAGGGGGGAATCGTTGCCACACCAAGGCGCGTGCTCATGCCACCTGGCACGTATCCTAAGGGATGGACATCTAGGGCATAG